In one window of Microplitis demolitor isolate Queensland-Clemson2020A chromosome 4, iyMicDemo2.1a, whole genome shotgun sequence DNA:
- the LOC103571481 gene encoding rho-associated protein kinase 1, with protein MEVIRDEDRRRRLRTLEEKIKDPRSISNIDCLLDTVQALVADCDHPSVKRMKNIEAYMTRYDSVAREINKMRMRTDDFTLIKVIGRGAFGEVQLVRHNSTQKVYAMKLLSKFEMIKRSDSAFFWEERDIMAHANSQWIVQLHFAFQDHKYLYMVMDYMPGGDLVNLMSSYDVPEKWAKFYCAEVVLALDAIHLMGFVHRDVKPDNMLLDKYGHLKLADFGTCMRMDEDGLVRSDTAVGTPDYISPEVLQSQGGEGVYGRECDWWSVGVFLYEMLVGDPPFYADSLVGTYSKIMDHRNSLHFPQEIDISQSAKSIICGFLTDRTNRLGRNGVEEIKKHPFFKNDQWTFDNLRECVPPVVPELSGDDDTSNFEDVDKEDTPEESFPVPKAFSGNHLPFIGFTYSGDYQFLVSSGKESVDGLENHMNNGITDEVKISQLENLLEREKRQVDAMENRHRTLTAQLEAITQRESELREEAGRADKELTILRHSYKEVQRRIEHETEARRKAEGMLADLKKKFDEEQSKRARDASNSQQTSERVLTLEKQIKEMQSKLERETESATRMRKQATEVTVAKQTAKQMANELQAARAQLQAQTDSLQQEVASLQGQLSKERSSRTQASTLTAELETRLASLYVELERSREKEEKVMTDNRQLNERVSALEKETASLTLELKAAQARYNQEVLAHQETERSRMLSKEEANMEVVKALQVKLSEEKSGRQRAELLAQEKERQTSMLSVDYRQIQQRLQKLEGEHRQEVEKVKALQGQVEQEQQKRNLLQSDLAQQSSDAGRLRAREQQLVNEVSQLREAKRQIDEELNNLKTQRNVDLLQTKELQEQLEAEAYFSTLYKTQTQELREELDEKTRLQQELEEERSSLVHQLQLSLARGDSEALARSIAEETVADLEKERTMKELEYKDGLVKHHHEITVKEQMLNRLKDGESELKKSIEQYAKEKEDAAKRIKELQEQLVKFQSNAEEIDRLSSKLKTETLLKEQAINKLTQIVVRKDFSAGGKTKNKPSSADLRKKEKDCRRLQQELTQEREKYGQLAAKWQKDLQDLQAQLVEENQAKLRLQMELDSKDSEIETLQMKISSMNSETASVSSIENDGDDSVLPEHGAMRLEGWLNVPNKQNIKRHGWKKQYVVVSSKKIIFYNSEHEKINADPVLILDLSKVFHVRSVTQGDVIRADAKDIPRIFQLLYAGEGEARRPGDEGNALPVPELTQLVEKPGMQPVIKGHEFISISYHMPTTCEVCSKQLWHMFRPPPALECRRCHIKVHKEHLDKKEDAIAPCKLHYDPTSARELLLLAGSPDDQKYWVARLSRRIQKCGYKANSHIDGTGQRVSPRESTRSTLKPYLTVQQRSATLPANASMGK; from the exons atggaAGTGATACGTGACGAGGATCGGCGAAGGCGCCTAAGAActttagaagaaaaaattaaagatccAAGGAGTATTTCCAATATTGATTGTCTTTTGGACACAGTTCAGGCTCTTGTGGCTGATTGTGATCATCCAAGTGTTAAACgcatgaaaaatattgaggCTTATATGACTAGAT ATGATTCAGTAGCACgtgaaataaacaaaatgcGTATGCGTACAGATGATTTTACTCTTATTAAAGTCATTGGTCGTGGAGCATTTGGTGAGGTGCAACTAGTTAGACACAATTCAACTCAAAAAGTTTATGCTATGAAATTACTTAGTAAATTTGAAATG ATTAAACGGTCGGACTCAGCATTTTTTTGGGAAGAAAGAGATATTATGGCACACGCCAACTCTCAATGGATTGTACAATTACACTTTGCTTTTCAAGATCATAAATATCTTTATATGGTAATGGATTACATGCCAGGTGGTgatttagttaatttaatgTCTAGTTATGATGTGCCAGAAAAATGggcaaaattttattgtgcCGAAGTTGTACTAGCATTAGACGCTATACATTTAATGGGATTTGTGCACAGAGATGTTAAACCAGATAATATGTTGCTTGATAAATATGGGCATCTTAAATTAGCTGATTTTGGTACTTGTATGAGGATGGACGAG gaTGGTTTGGTAAGATCAGATACTGCCGTTGGAACACCTGATTATATATCCCCAGAAGTACTTCAATCTCAGGGTGGTGAAGGTGTGTATGGTCGTGAATGTGACTGGTGGTCTGTAGGTGTATTTCTTTATGAAATGTTGGTTGGTGATCCACCTTTTTATGCTGATTCACTTGTTGGtacatattcaaaaataatggATCATCGTAATTCACTTCATTTTCCTCAAGAAATAGATATATCTCAATCAGCAAAGAGTATTATTTGTGGGTTTTTAACTGATCGTACAAATCGTTTAGGAAGAAATGGTGTAGAAGAAATAAAGAAAcatccattttttaaaaatgatcaatggacatttgataatttaagaGAATGTGTTCCTCCTGTTGTACCTGAATTATCAGGTGACGATGATACAAGTAATTTTGAAGACGTTGATAAAGAAGATACTCCAGAAGAAAGTTTTCCTGTACCAAAAGCTTTTTCTGGCAATCATTTACCATTTATAGGATTTACTTACTCTGGtgattatcaatttcttgttTCTTCAGGCAAAGAATCAGTAGACGGCCTTGAAAATCATATGAATAATGGGATAACAGatgaagttaaaatttcacagttggaaaatttattagaacGTGAAAAAAGACAAGTTGATGCAATGGAAAATCGTCATCGTACTCTTACTGCTCAATTAGAAGCAATAACACAAAGAGAATCAGAACTAAGAGAAGAAGCTGGTAGAGCTGATAAAGAATTAACTATTCTTCGACATAGTTATAAAGAAGTACAACGTCGTATTGAGCATGAAACAGAAGCTCGAAGAAAAGCAGAAGGAATGTTAGCggatttaaagaaaaaatttgatgaagaACAAAGTAAAAGAGCTCGGGATGCATCAAATTCTCAACAAACATCCGAACGAGTTTTAACATtagagaaacaaataaaagaaatgcAGAGTAAATTAGAAAGAGAAACAGAATCTGCAACAAGAATGAGAAAACAAGCAACAGAAGTTACTGTTGCTAAGCAAACTGCTAAGCAAATGGCCAATGAATTACAAGCAGCAAGAGCTCAATTACAAGCACAAACTGATTCTTTACAACAAGAAGTTGCGAGTTTGCAGGGTCAATTATCCAAAGAACGAAGTTCTCGAACCCAAGCATCAACTTTAACTGCAGAGCTTGAAACAAGATTAGCTTCTTTATATGTTGAATTGGAAAGAAGTcgagaaaaagaagaaaaagttatGACAGATAATCGGCAACTAAATGAGAGAGTATCTGCACTAGAAAAAGAAACAGCCAGTTTAACTCTAGAGCTTAAAGCTGCTCAAGCTAGGTACAATCAAGAAGTTTTAGCTCATCAGGAAACTGAAAGATCGAGGATGCTATCAAAAGAAGAAGCTAACATGGAAGTTGTTAagg CTTTACAAGTCAAGCTAAGTGAGGAAAAAAGTGGAAGACAAAGAGCTGAATTACTTGCTCAAGAAAAGGAACGTCAAACATCAATGCTGTCTGTGGATTATCGGCAGATACAACAACGACTACAAAAATTAGAGGGTGAACACAGACAAGAAGTAGAAAAAGTTAAAGCACTTCAGGGTCAGGTGGAACAAGAACAACAAAAACGAAATTTACTTCAGTCGGATTTAGCGCAACAGTCATCTGATGCTGGAAGGTTACGTGCACGTGAGCAACAGTTGGTTAATGAAGTAAGCCAATTACGTGAAGCTAAACGACAAATTGATGAAGAACTAAATAATCTTAAAACTCAACGTAATGTTGATTTGTTACAAACAAAAGAACTTCAAGAGCAGTTAGAAGCTGAAGCTTATTTTTCT ACACTGTACAAAACGCAGACTCAAGAACTTCGAGAAGAATTGGATGAAAAGACGAGACTTCAACAAGAACTCGAAGAAGAACGTAGTTCACTAGTGCATCAATTACAACTATCTTTAGCTCGAGGTGATAGTGAAGCTCTAGCAAGATCAATAGCTGAGGAAACCGTTGCAGATTTAGAAAAAGAAAGAACGATGAAGGAATTAGAATATAAAGATGGTTTAGTTAAACATCACCATGAAATTACTGTTAAGGAACAAATGTTGAATCGTTTAAAAGATGGTGAGTCTGAACTGAAAAAGAGTATTGAACAATATGCTAAAGAGAAGGAAGATGCTGCAAAAAGGATAAAAGAACTTCAGGAACAACTCgttaaatttcaatcaaaTGCTGAAGAAATTGATAGGCTtagtagtaaattaaaaacagaGACATTGTTGAAAGAACAAgctatcaataaattaacacaaatTGTTGTAAGAAAAGATTTTTCTGCTGGtggaaaaactaaaaataaaccaTCTTCAGCAGACCTtcggaaaaaagaaaaagattgtAGACGATTACAACAAGAACTTACGCAAGAACGAGAAAAATATGGACAATTGGCAGCTAAATGGCAAAAGGATTTACAAGATttacaa gcACAGCTTGTTGAAGAAAATCAAGCAAAACTCCGATTACAAATGGAATTAGATTCAAAGGATTCAGAAATAGAAACActacaaatgaaaatatcgtCAATGAATTCGGAGACTGCCAGTGTATCGTCAATTGAAAATGATGGTGATGATTCAGTTTTACCGGAACATGGTGCCATGAGACTTGAAGGCTGGTTAAATGTGccgaataaacaaaatattaagagacatgggtggaaaaaacaatatgttgttgtttcatcaaaaaaaattattttttacaatagtgaacatgaaaaaataaatgctgaTCCAGTGTTAATACTGGATTTAAGTAAAGTTTTTCACGTAAGATCTGTAACTCAGGGAGATGTTATTAGAGCAGACGCCAAAGATATTCCTCGGATATTTCag ttactTTATGCTGGCGAGGGTGAAGCAAGACGTCCTGGTGACGAAGGTAATGCATTGCCAGTTCCAGAACTTACTCAATTAGTTGAAAAACCAGGTATGCAACCAGTTATTAAGGGTCATGAATTCATTTCAATATCTTATCATATGCCTACAACCTGTGAAGTATGTTCGAAACAATTATGGCATATGTTTAGACCACCACCAGCATTAGAATGTCGAA GATGTCATATAAAAGTGCATAAAGAACACTTAGATAAAAAAGAAGATGCGATAGCGCCATGTAAACTTCACTACGATCCTACTAGTGCACGAGAGTTACTTTTACTTGCTGGTAGTCCAGATGATCAAAAGTATTGGGTAGCACGTTTGTCAAGACGTATACAAAAGTGTGGATATAAAGCAAATTCACATATAGATGGCACCGGACAACGTGTATCTCCAAG AGAATCAACAAGATCTACCTTGAAGCCATATTTAACTGTTCAGCAGAGGTCTGCTACTCTACCAGCAAATGCGAGTATGggcaaatga
- the LOC103571479 gene encoding protein O-mannosyltransferase 1: MEVRNRKSKNNEKMIRQSASFDYQQSKIQSCVSKNQTNENNDEEEKLALKEFMEKVETEQPTLVPSKRIIISLEFDVIAVILLVAGILTRIYRLEEPRSIVFDELHFGKYVGLYMKRTFFFDSHPPLGKQMISAVAYLSGFNGEFKFDRIGSPYAEQVPLFALRIVPALFGSFMVPTAYHLAIELGLKPWSALIAGLLLLFDNALLTQSRFILMDSILVEFSLFGLLCILKFHKIMDKPNTLAWWIWLTLGIISLTCAVCVKYVGLYSLILAIFIITRDYWKLLSKKTLSNTVLWSHLIARIFVIILSFSSVYLGVFYIHLSVLTKAGPHDAVMTSAFQASLEGGLASITKGQPTEVTHGSQITLRHTFGRACWLHSHNHLYPLRYPDGRGSSHQQQVTCYSFKDVNNWWIVKRPEFNDLVVTRPIIPLKHGEVVQLVHGITSRALNSHDVAAAMTPQSQEVSCYIDYNVSMPAQNLWRVEIINRDQSGDTWYAIQSQVRLIHVGTEYALKFSGRQLPDWGFNQHEVVADKIIEQDDAVWNVEEHRYTKSEDQKQRERELINAEMIPLKATHLTFWQKFIELQIKMVFSGQESQNSHMYSSGPLEWPLMARGIAYWVAHDSNAQVHLLGNVAIWYSGTVAVVIYSILLTIYLIRRKRCHFDISDTEWNRVVLIGQVLFAGYILHFTPFFFVERTLFLHHYLPALVFKILLTAAVVDHLYYLINSYHHSNTLVLFIRLIIITWMTLIIFVFQKFIVLSYGMTPLTAKDLMKLRWSETWDFIVHKL; this comes from the exons atgGAAGTTCGAAAtagaaagtcaaaaaataatgagaaaatGATACGTCAATCCGCTAGTTTTGATTATCAACAATCTAAAATTCAGAGTTGTGTTAGCAAAAATCAAACTaatgag AATAATGACGAAGAAGAAAAATTAgcattaaaagaatttatggAAAAAGTTGAAACTGAACAACCAACATTAGTCCCATctaaaagaattattattagtttagaATTTGATGTAATTgctgtaattttattagttgCTGGTATTTTAACTAGAATTTATAGACTGGAAGAACCTAGGAGTATTGT ATTTGATGAACTTCATTTTGGTAAATACGTTGGCCTTTATATGAagagaacattttttttcgattctcATCCACCATTAGGAAAGCAAATGATATCAGCAGTAGCATATTTATCTGGATTTAATggagaatttaaatttgatcgAATTGGAAGTCCATATGCAGAACAAGTGCCTTTATTTGCATTAAGAATTGTTCCTGCGTTGTTTGGAAGTTTTATGGTACCTACAGCTTACCATTTAGCTATTGAATTAGGATTAAAACCATGGAGTGCATTAATTGCTGGATTGCTGCTTCTTTTTGATAATGCATTATTAACTCAATCACGGTTTATATTAATGGACAGTATACTTGtcgaattttcattatttggaTTATTGTGtatattgaaatttcataagaTAATGGATAAACCAAATACATTAGCTTGGTGGATTTGGTTAACACTTGGAATTATTTCTTTAACATGTGCTGTTTGTGTTAAATACGTCGGGTTATATTCTTTAATACttgcaatatttattattactcgtGATTATTGGAaacttttaagtaaaaaaactcTCTCTAATACAGTATTATGGAGTCATTTAATTGCacgaatatttgtaattatactGTCTTTTAGTTCAGTATATTTAGgagtattttatattcatctTTCTGTTCTTACGAAAGCTGGACCACATGATGCAGTAATGACTAGTGCATTTCAAGCAAGTTTAGAGGGCGGGCTAGCAAGCATTACTAAAGGTCAACCTACTGAAGTGACACATGGAAGTCAAATAACTTTACGTCATACATTTGGACGTGCATGTTGGCTTCATAGTCATAATCATTTATATCCATTACGATATCCTGATGGACGAGGAAGCTCTCATCAGCAACAAGTTACTTGTTATTCATTTAAGGATGTGAATAATTGGTGGATTGTAAAGCGACCAGAATTTAATGATTTAGTAGTAACAAGACCTATTATTCCTTTAAAACACGGTGAAGTTGTCCAATTAGTTCATGGTATTACTAGTAGAGCTCTCAACTCTCATGATGTTGCTGCTGCGATGACACCACAGAGTCAAGAAGTATCATGCTATATTGATTATAATGTTTCGATGCCAGCACAAAATTTATGGAgagttgaaataataaatcgtgaTCAATCTGGTGATACTTGGTATGCCATTCAAAGTCAAGTGCGTTTAATTCATGTTGGTACTGAATATGCATTAAAATTTAGCGGAAGACAATTACCTGATTGGGGTTTTAATCAGCATGAAGTTGttgctgataaaataattgaacaagACGATGCTGTTTGGAATGTTGAAGAGCATAGATATACTAAAAGtgaagatcaaaaacagagaGAACGTGAATTAATAAATGCTGAAATGATACCACTTAAAGCTACTCATCTTACATTTtggcaaaaatttattgaacttCAGATAAAAATGGTATTTAGTGGACAAGAAAGTCAAAATAGTCATATGTATTCGAGTGGTCCTTTAGAGTGGCCGTTAATGGCCAGAGGAATTGCTTATTGGGTAGCCCATGACAGTAac GCACAAGTACATTTATTAGGAAATGTAGCTATTTGGTACTCTGGCACGGTCGCAGTTGTTATTTATTCTatacttttaacaatttatttaatacggCGAAAAAGATGTCATTTTGATATATCTGATACTGAATGGAATCGAGTAGTTCTTATTGGTCAAGTTCTTTTTGCTGGATACATTCTTCATTttactcctttttttttcgttgagcgtacattatttttacatcattATTTACCagctttagtttttaaaatattgcttACTGCTGCAGTTGTAGACCATCTATATTACTTGATTaa CTCATACCATCATTCAAATACTTTAGTATTATTCATAAGactgattattattacatggatgacgttaattatttttgttttccaaAAGTTTATTGTATTAAGCTATGGTATGACGCCATTAACAGCTAAAGATTTAATGAAATTGAGATGGAGTGAAACCTGGGATTTTATTGTGCATAAATTGTga
- the LOC103571480 gene encoding BTB/POZ domain-containing protein 6-A isoform X1 — translation MGLPCDWQISKQKISQRGRYLLESGQWSDCKFIVGQEPQQQILEGHKLFLAMSSPVFEAMFYGSMAEKSDPIPIRDVQPEAFKTLLEYIYTDKVDLGSFELACELCYCAKKYMLPYLVEECTKYLWSDLSPNKACRAYEFAKLFEEPVLMDKCLQIICTKTNEILNEPSWDEVELSTIITIFEQDELQIDSEIELFVAIERWAKAECNRKSLNPSDAKSSRSVIGNVLSKIRFLTLTPQQFAEVPGRSNLLSRDEAFAILMNVSSSGSNIPMPEGFSTNPLHRIKPRRLSGLHSGRSQKYNGVIGRHVSPSNLSNHWQIYPSTSFSHSTLIANPDTDRTDNDSSWLSYPANVEFNGRKELGSSTSNDNLPTVLVEGGIRDGPKYYCLRSMGQQAEYLNPGVMDCSVTFSVDKNICVIGVQVPTQVACEVNANQMMRSADGTYTEILYAHLLDSDGSRLTYTHFTTKATTGTLVEIGFNRPVYIQKNKIYRVGVVFNKPGWYPIGDCVQRMTCDTVFFSFGVGNSTDSVRDGLIRSIVFTYHQ, via the exons ATGGGTCTACCGTGTGATTGGCAaatatcaaaacaaaaaatttctcaaagaGGACGTTATCTATTGGAGTCTGGACAATGGTCAGACTGTAAATTTATTGTGGGTCAAGAACCGCAACAACAAATCCTTGAgggtcataaattatttttagcgaTGTCTAGTCCTGTATTTGAAGCTATGTTTTACGGTAGTATGGCAGAAAAATCAGATCCAATTCCTATTCGTGATGTACAGCCAGAAGcatttaaaacattattagaatatatttatacggaTAAAGTTGACTTAGGATCATTTGAATTAGCTTGTGAACTTTGTTATTGTGCCAAAAAATACATGTTACCGTATTTAGTCGAAGAATGcacaaaatatttatggtCTGATTTATCACCAAATAAAGCATGTAGAGCTTATGAATTTGctaaattatttgaagaacCAGTATTAATGGATAAATGCttacaaataatttgtacGAAAAcgaatgaaattttaaacgaACCAAGTTGGGATGAAGTTGAACTTAGTACAATTATTACGATATTTGAACAGGACGAGTTACAAATTGATTCggaaattgaattatttgttgCCATTGAACGATGGGCTAAAGCTGAATGTAATCGTAAATCATTAAATCCATCTGATGCTAAATCTTCAAGATCAGTTATTGGTAATGTATTATCTAAAATACGATTTTTAACTCTTACTCCACAACAATTTGCTGAAGTTCCTGGAAGATCAAATCTTTTATCACGTGATGAAGCATTTGCAATACTTATGAATGTATCATCCAGCGGAAGTAATATTCCTATGCCTGAAGGATTTTCAACTAATCCATTACATCGAATTAAACCTCGAAGGCTATCAGGACTTCATAGTGGTCGAAGTCAg AAATACAATGGAGTCATAGGTCGACACGTTAGTCCATCAAATTTATCAAACCACTGGCAAATTTATCCGTCTACATCATTTAGTCATTCAACTCTAATTGCTAATCCAGATACTGATCGTACTGACAATGACAGTTCGTGGTTATCGTATCCTGCAAATGTTGAATTCAATGGAAGAAAAGAACTTGGTAGTTCTACTTCAAATGATAATCTTCCTACAGTACTAGTTGAAGGTGGAATCCGAGATGGCCCTAAATATTATTGCTTACGATCAATGGGACAGCAAGCAGAATATTTAAATCCTGGAGTAATGGATTGCTCTGTAACATTTagtgttgataaaaatatttgtgttaTTGGTGTCCAAGTTCCTACACAAGTTGCTTGTGaagtaaat gCTAATCAAATGATGCGTTCTGCTGATGGAACTTATACGGAAATTTTATATGCTCATCTACTTGATTCTGATGGTTCTCGATTAACTTATACACACTTTACAACAAAAGCTACTACTGGTACGTTGGTAGAAATTGGTTTTAACAGACctgtttatattcaaaaaaataag ATTTATCGTGTTGGAGTTGTCTTTAATAAGCCCGGATGGTATCCAATAGGAGATTGTGTTCAAAGAATGACATGTGATActgtatttttttcctttggcGTTGGCAACAGTACAGATAGCGTCAGAGATGGTTTAATTCGatcaattgtttttacttaccatcaataa
- the LOC103571480 gene encoding BTB/POZ domain-containing protein 6-A isoform X2, with protein MGLPCDWQISKQKISQRGRYLLESGQWSDCKFIVGQEPQQQILEGHKLFLAMSSPVFEAMFYGSMAEKSDPIPIRDVQPEAFKTLLEYIYTDKVDLGSFELACELCYCAKKYMLPYLVEECTKYLWSDLSPNKACRAYEFAKLFEEPVLMDKCLQIICTKTNEILNEPSWDEVELSTIITIFEQDELQIDSEIELFVAIERWAKAECNRKSLNPSDAKSSRSVIGNVLSKIRFLTLTPQQFAEVPGRSNLLSRDEAFAILMNVSSSGSNIPMPEGFSTNPLHRIKPRRLSGLHSGRSQKYNGVIGRHVSPSNLSNHWQIYPSTSFSHSTLIANPDTDRTDNDSSWLSYPANVEFNGRKELGSSTSNDNLPTVLVEGGIRDGPKYYCLRSMGQQAEYLNPGVMDCSVTFSVDKNICVIGVQVPTQVACEANQMMRSADGTYTEILYAHLLDSDGSRLTYTHFTTKATTGTLVEIGFNRPVYIQKNKIYRVGVVFNKPGWYPIGDCVQRMTCDTVFFSFGVGNSTDSVRDGLIRSIVFTYHQ; from the exons ATGGGTCTACCGTGTGATTGGCAaatatcaaaacaaaaaatttctcaaagaGGACGTTATCTATTGGAGTCTGGACAATGGTCAGACTGTAAATTTATTGTGGGTCAAGAACCGCAACAACAAATCCTTGAgggtcataaattatttttagcgaTGTCTAGTCCTGTATTTGAAGCTATGTTTTACGGTAGTATGGCAGAAAAATCAGATCCAATTCCTATTCGTGATGTACAGCCAGAAGcatttaaaacattattagaatatatttatacggaTAAAGTTGACTTAGGATCATTTGAATTAGCTTGTGAACTTTGTTATTGTGCCAAAAAATACATGTTACCGTATTTAGTCGAAGAATGcacaaaatatttatggtCTGATTTATCACCAAATAAAGCATGTAGAGCTTATGAATTTGctaaattatttgaagaacCAGTATTAATGGATAAATGCttacaaataatttgtacGAAAAcgaatgaaattttaaacgaACCAAGTTGGGATGAAGTTGAACTTAGTACAATTATTACGATATTTGAACAGGACGAGTTACAAATTGATTCggaaattgaattatttgttgCCATTGAACGATGGGCTAAAGCTGAATGTAATCGTAAATCATTAAATCCATCTGATGCTAAATCTTCAAGATCAGTTATTGGTAATGTATTATCTAAAATACGATTTTTAACTCTTACTCCACAACAATTTGCTGAAGTTCCTGGAAGATCAAATCTTTTATCACGTGATGAAGCATTTGCAATACTTATGAATGTATCATCCAGCGGAAGTAATATTCCTATGCCTGAAGGATTTTCAACTAATCCATTACATCGAATTAAACCTCGAAGGCTATCAGGACTTCATAGTGGTCGAAGTCAg AAATACAATGGAGTCATAGGTCGACACGTTAGTCCATCAAATTTATCAAACCACTGGCAAATTTATCCGTCTACATCATTTAGTCATTCAACTCTAATTGCTAATCCAGATACTGATCGTACTGACAATGACAGTTCGTGGTTATCGTATCCTGCAAATGTTGAATTCAATGGAAGAAAAGAACTTGGTAGTTCTACTTCAAATGATAATCTTCCTACAGTACTAGTTGAAGGTGGAATCCGAGATGGCCCTAAATATTATTGCTTACGATCAATGGGACAGCAAGCAGAATATTTAAATCCTGGAGTAATGGATTGCTCTGTAACATTTagtgttgataaaaatatttgtgttaTTGGTGTCCAAGTTCCTACACAAGTTGCTTGTGaa gCTAATCAAATGATGCGTTCTGCTGATGGAACTTATACGGAAATTTTATATGCTCATCTACTTGATTCTGATGGTTCTCGATTAACTTATACACACTTTACAACAAAAGCTACTACTGGTACGTTGGTAGAAATTGGTTTTAACAGACctgtttatattcaaaaaaataag ATTTATCGTGTTGGAGTTGTCTTTAATAAGCCCGGATGGTATCCAATAGGAGATTGTGTTCAAAGAATGACATGTGATActgtatttttttcctttggcGTTGGCAACAGTACAGATAGCGTCAGAGATGGTTTAATTCGatcaattgtttttacttaccatcaataa